In Deltaproteobacteria bacterium, a genomic segment contains:
- a CDS encoding ABC transporter ATP-binding protein, with amino-acid sequence MPILELRNIEVSYGPVSVAKGISFKMEKGSMVTILGANGAGKTTILRTISGLIEPDKGKVLFEEKEIQGLEPEEIVKKGISQVPEGREVFPDLSVYKNLMMGAFIRKDHKEIEKDIQRIFGYFPILEQRKDRLAYTLSGGEQQMLVIGRALASRPKLLLLDEPSLGLAPFMVKELFGIIKRINAEDGTTILLVEQNARMALSVARHGYILEVGRIVMDDTTERLRENEDVQEFYLGMREEGVRGARRWKKKKQWR; translated from the coding sequence ATGCCCATCCTGGAATTAAGAAATATCGAAGTCTCCTATGGGCCGGTCAGTGTGGCCAAAGGCATTTCCTTTAAAATGGAAAAAGGGTCCATGGTCACCATACTGGGGGCTAATGGGGCCGGGAAAACCACCATCCTCAGGACCATCTCCGGTCTGATCGAACCGGATAAAGGAAAGGTGCTCTTTGAGGAAAAGGAGATCCAGGGCCTGGAGCCGGAAGAAATCGTCAAAAAAGGTATATCCCAGGTTCCCGAGGGGCGGGAAGTCTTCCCCGATCTTTCGGTTTATAAAAATTTGATGATGGGCGCTTTTATTCGTAAGGACCACAAGGAGATTGAAAAAGACATCCAAAGGATTTTTGGTTATTTCCCCATCCTGGAGCAACGGAAAGACCGCCTGGCCTATACCTTGAGCGGCGGGGAACAACAAATGCTGGTAATCGGCCGGGCCTTGGCCTCCCGCCCCAAGCTCCTGCTTCTGGATGAGCCTTCTTTGGGGCTGGCCCCTTTTATGGTTAAAGAATTATTCGGCATCATTAAACGCATCAATGCCGAAGACGGGACGACTATATTATTGGTCGAGCAGAATGCCCGCATGGCCCTTTCCGTAGCCCGGCATGGATATATTCTGGAAGTGGGCCGTATTGTCATGGACGATACCACCGAGCGCCTCCGGGAGAACGAGGATGTCCAGGAATTCTATCTGGGGATGCGGGAAGAGGGGGTCCGGGGGGC